The Alicyclobacillus macrosporangiidus CPP55 genome segment ACTCGGACGGAGCGCCTTGCCTATTTGGTCGTTGACGAATTTCAAGACACCAACCCTGTGGAGTGGCACGTGGTACGGGCATTGGCGCGGACCTACCAGTGCCCGGTGTTCGTGGTCGGAGACGACGATCAGTCCATCTACGGGTTTCGGGGCGCCTCCCCGAGATGGTTGCTCGAATTTGGCGGCGTCATGGGGGCAGATCCCCACTGGTTATCGACGAACTTCCGCTCGGACGCCGAGATCGTCGCCCGCGCCGAACGGCTGATTGGACATAATCGCATGCGGATGCCAAAGCGCGTCCGGCCGGCCAGTTCAGATCCGGGATCCGTATGCGCGTTCACCGCAGCGGATGAGGATGAAGAGGCGCGGGAGGTGGCGGCTTGGCTCGAGGACCTGCGCCGTCGGCATCCATCCTGGTGTTTCGCGGTGATGGCACGCACTCGACTTCAATTGATGCGCGCCTGGCGGGTGTGTAGGGAGAAGGTGGAGAGGGTGGAGTGGCGGACCTTTCACGACGGGAAAGGGCGGGAATGGGACGCTGTGGCCATCGTGGGCGCCGTCGAACCCAATCCGTATCTGGCCAATCAGCCGGAAACGACTGCGCAGTGGGAGGAGGAGCGGCGGCTGTTTTACGTGGCGCTGACCCGGGCGCGGCACGTGTGCGCGATCTGGACGCCCGTCCGCGTCGCACGGCAAGCGGTCAGGCCGGTTCGGTTTGTGCACGAGATGGGGTGTGAACCCGACGTCGGGTATCCATGCGCCCGGCGAGGTTGGATCAAAGATGGTCGACACATGCATTGAATGCCGCCACTGCAGGCCCACCGGCACATGCGGAAGGCCGACCGGCACATGCGGAGTGGGATGGGAAGTCATGGGGAACCGGGACTGCGAAGTGAACGGCCGTTGATGGGATGTGACCGGCTGCTGATGGGCAGTCAACGACCGCTGATGGGATGTTGCCGGGCGCTCGCGGGGATGACCGGCCGCTGACGTCGACGGTTCATCAAGCGCTGACATCGACGGTTCATCAAGCTCAGTGGTCGTGGGTTCGCCTTTTGACGGTTTGCAACGTTTTTCTCTCATGCTCAAATGTGTCCTATTGCACAGCCGTCGGCGGCGTGGTATATTACTCGACGTCGCTGCTGCGACGGCTGTGGCGTCGGCACCGTTGCTGGCGGCATGGCTGCGACGGCCACGGCGCCGGTCAGGCGATCGGGTGCCGGGCAGCGAAGCCATCCGGAGGAGGTCATCCCAGAGGAAGCCTTCCAGAGAAGGCTGCCCAAGCGGAGGTCCTCCAAAAACCCCCACTTCCCATCGAGGATGCGGTGTGGTAAGATGGATGGCGCCGCCCAGAGCGGCGAAGTGAGAAAGCGACTGGTTCCTTGAAAACTGAACACGCCATGAGAGCGAACGTACGAAGTGATTCGCGAGAATCACAGGATAGGTTTGAGAGTTTGATCCTGGCTCAGGACGAACGCTGGCGGCGTGCCTAATACATGCAAGTCGAGCGGGTTTCAAGGGGCTTGCCTCTTGGAGCCAGCGGCGGACGGGTGAGTAACACGTGGGCAATCTGCCTGTCAGACCGGAATAACGCCTGGAAACGGGTGCTAATGCCGGATAGAGCAATGGGCAGGCATCTGCCTGTTGGGAAAGGCGCAACTGCGCTGCTGACAGAGGAGCCCGCGGCGCATTAGCTAGTTGGCGGGGTAACGGCCCACCAAGGCGACGATGCGTAGCCGACCTGAGAGGGTGACCGGCCACACTGGGACTGAGACACGGCCCAGACTCCTACGGGAGGCAGCAGTAGGGAATCTTCCGCAATGGGCGCAAGCCTGACGGAGCAACGCCGCGTGAGCGAAGAAGGCCTTCGGGTTGTAAAGCTCAGTCACCCGGGAAGAGCGACCTGCGGAGTGGAAAGCCGCAGGGGAGACGGTACCGGGAGAGGAAGCCCCGGCAAACTACGTGCCAGCAGCCGCGGTAATACGTAGGGGGCGAGCGTTGTCCGGAATCACTGGGCGTAAAGCGTGCGTAGGCGGTCAAGCAAGTCCGAGGTGAAAGACCGAGGCTCAACCTCGGGGTGGCCTTGGAAACTGTTTGACTTGAGTGCTGGAGAGGCAAGGGGAATTCCACGTGTAGCGGTGAAATGCGTAGATATGTGGAGGAATACCAGTGGCGAAGGCGCCTTGCTGGACAGTGACTGACGCTGAGGCACGAAAGCGTGGGGAGCAAACAGGATTAGATACCCTGGTAGTCCACGCCGTAAACGATGAGTGCTAGGTGTTGGGGGGGTTACCCTTCAGTGCCGAAGGAAACCCAATAAGCACTCCGCCTGGGGAGTACGGTCGCAAGACTGAAACTCAAAGGAATTGACGGGGGCCCGCACAAGCAGTGGAGCATGTGGTTTAATTCGAAGCAACGCGAAGAACCTTACCAGGGCTTGACATCCCCCTGACAGCGCTAGAGATAGCGCCTCCCTTCGGGGCAGGGGAGACAGGTGGTGCATGGTTGTCGTCAGCTCGTGTCGTGAGATGTTGGGTTAAGTCCCGCAACGAGCGCAACCCTTGACCTGTGTTACCAGCGCGTAAAGGCGGGGACTCACAGGTGACTGCCGGCGTAAGTCGGAGGAAGGTGGGGATGACGTCAAATCATCATGCCCTTTATGTCCTGGGCTACACACGTGCTACAATGGGCGGTACAACGGGAGGCGAGGCCGCGAGGCGGAGCAAAACCCTGAAAGCCGCCCCCAGTTCGGATTGCAGGCTGCAACTCGCCTGCATGAAGCCGGAATTGCTAGTAATCGCGGATCAGCATGCCGCGGTGAATACGTTCCCGGGCCTTGTACACACCGCCCGTCACACCACGAGAGTCGGCAACACCCGAAGTCGGTGAGGTAACCCTCGCAAGAGGGAGCCAGCCGCCGAAGGTGGGGCTGATGATTGGGGTGAAGTCGTAACAAGGTAGCCGTATCGGAAGGTGCGGCTGGATCACCTCCTTTCTACGGAGCAAGGAACTCTCAGGCGTGTTCGGTTTTGAGGGGGCGAGACCCGTGGGGGAGACCATGGGGGTAGCTTTCTCGATGTACCTTGGAAACTGGATACCGAGAGACGCTTCTGACGTGGAAACGTCAGGGGTGACCTGCGACAGGTGAAGATAGGAAGGGCGCACGGTGGATGCCTAGGCGCCAGGAGCCGATGAAGGACGGGGCGAACGCCGATATGCCACGGGGAGCTGTAAGCGAGCATTGATCCGTGGATGTCCGAATGGGGGAACCCACCGGCCGTCATGGGCCGGTACCTTGCACTGAATGCATAGGTGCAAGGGGGCAACCGGGGGAACTGAAACATCTCAGTACCCCGAGGAGAAGAAAACAAGAGTGATTCCGCAAGTAGTGGCGAGCGAACGCGGAGGAGCCCAAACCAGCGCGGTGTGAGAGGTTGCAGCCGTTGCCGCGTTGGGGTAGCGGGGCATACAGGCAAGCCGCTGCAACGGCTTGACGGAGTGAGAAACTGCATAGGTAGCCGAACGGCATGGGAAGGCCGGTCGTAGAGGGTGAGAACCCCGTAGGCGAAACCGATGCAGCTCCGGAGTATGACCCCAAGTACCGCGGGACACGAGGAACCCCGTGGGAATCCGGGAGGACCACCTTCCAAGGCTAAATACTCCCTGGCGACCGATAGTGGAGAGTACCGTGAGGGAAAGGTGAAAAGTACCGCGGGAGCGGAGTGAAAGAGAACCTGAAACCGTGTGCCTACAATCAGTCGGAGCACGCGTTGGCGTGTGACGGCGTGCCTTTTGTAGAATGAACCGGCGAGTGATGTTAGCGGGCGAGGTTAAGGCGAAAAGCCGGAGCCGAAGCGAAAGCGAGTCTGAAAAGGGCGGATAGTCCGCTGACATGGACCCGAAACCGGGTGATCTACCCCTGGCCAGGGTGAAGTGCGGGTAACACCGCATGGAGGCCCGAACCCACCGGCGTTGAAAAGCCGGGGGATGAGCTGGGGGTAGGGGAGAAATTCCAATCGAACTCGGAGATAGCTGGTTCTCCCCGAAATAGCTTTAGGGCTAGCGTCAAGTGGACAGAGGCGGAGGTAGAGCACTGATTGGGTGCGGGGCCCGGCCAGGGTTACCAAGCTCAGTCAAACTCCGAATGCCGCTTCGTGGGTGCTTGGCAGTCAGACTACGAGTGCTAAGATCCGTGGTCGAGAGGGGAACAGCCCAGACCAACAGCTAAGGTCCCGAAGTGCCAGTTGAGTGGGGAACGATGTGGCGGTGCACAGACAACCAGGATGTTGGCTTAGAAGCAGCCATCATTTAAAGAGTGCGTAATAGCTCACTGGTCGAGTGTCGCTGCGCGGAAAATGTAACGGGGCTAAACTGGCCACCGAAGCTTTGGATACGGAGACGTATGGTAGGGGAGCGTTCCGCTTGCGGGGAAGGTGAGCTGTGAGGCGAGCTGGAGCGAGCGGAAGAGAGAATGCCGGTATAAGTAGCGAAAAGACAGGTGAGAATCCTGTCCGCCGAAAGCCCAAGGGTTCCTGGGGAAGGATCGTCCGCCCAGGGTAAGTCGGGACCTAAGGCGAGGCCGAAAGGCGTAGTCGAAGGAGAACTGGTGGAAATTCCAGTACCACCTTGGCACGCTTGAGCGAAGGGGTGACGCAGGAGGCTCAGGGGAGCGGCCGGATGGAAGAGGCCGTCCAAGCAGCGAGCGGGGTGTGCAGGCAAATCCGCACACTGGTAACCGTGAGCTGTGATGGGGAGGGAAGGAAAGTACCGAAGCCCTGGGAGTCACACTGCCGAGAAAAGCCTCTAGCGAGTGACAAGGTGCCCGTACCGGAAACCGACACAGGTGGGCGCGTGGAGAACACGGAGGCGCGCGGGAGAACTCTCGTTAAGGAACTCGGCAAAATGGCCCCGTAACTTCGGGAGAAGGGGCGCTCTGTGAGAGCAGAGCCGCAGTGAAAAGGCCCAAGCGACTGTTTAGCAAAAACACAGGTCTCTGCGAAGCCGAAAGGCGACGTATAGGGGCTGACGCCTGCCCGGTGCTGGAAGGTTAAGAGGAGGGCTTAGGGAGAGATCCCGAAGGTCCGAATTGAAGCCCCAGTAAACGGCGGCCGTAACTATAACGGTCCTAAGGTAGCGAAATTCCTTGTCGGGTAAGTTCCGACCCGCACGAATGGCGTAACGACTTGGGCGCTGTCTCAACGAGAGACCCGGTGAAATTGTAATACCTGTGAAGATGCAGGTTACCCGCGGCTAGACGGAAAGACCCCGTGGAGCTTTACTGCAGCTTGATATTGGAGATGGGTATGTCATGTACAGGATAGGTGGGAGGCACAGAAGTGTGGGCGCCAGCCTGCATGGAGCCGGCGTTGGGATACCACCCTTGAGATACCTGTTTTCTAACCTGATACCGTGGAGCCGGTATGGGGACAGTGTCAGGCGGGCAGTTTGACTGGGGCGGTCGCCTCCTAAAGGGTAACGGAGGCGCCCAAAGGTTCCCTCAGCGCGGATGGAAATCGCGCGGAGAGTGTAAAGGCAGAAGGGAGCTTGACTGCGAGACGGACAGGTCGAGCAGGGACGAAAGTCGGGCTTAGTGACCCGGTGGTTCTGAGTGGAAGGGCCATCGCTCAACGGATAAAAGCTACCCCGGGGATAACAGGCTGATCTCCCCCAAGAGTCCACATCGACGGGGAGGTTTGGCACCTCGATGTCGGCTCATCGCATCCTGGGGCTGAAGTCGGTCCCAAGGGTTGGGCTGTTCGCCCATTAAAGCGGTACGCGAGCTGGGTTCAGAACGTCGTGAGACAGTTCGGTCCCTATCTGCCGCGGGCGCAGGATACGTGAGAGGGGTCGTCCTTAGTACGAGAGGACCGGGACGAACCGACCGCTGGTGTCCCAGTTGTTCCGCCAGGAGCACCGCTGGGTAGCCAAGTCGGGGAAGGATAAGCGCTGAAAGCATCTAAGCGCGAAGCCAGCCTCAAGATAACGTATCCCATCCCGAAAGGGAGTAAGACCCCTTGAAGAAGACGAGGTAGATCGGTCCGGTGTGGAAGCGTGGTGACACGTGGAGCAGACGGATACGAATCGGTCGAGGGCTTCACCAGAAGCAGGGAAACTCGGTATCTGGTTTCGAGGGTGCAAGGACACCCTGAAGTCTGGTGGTCATAGCGGAGGGGAAACACGCGTACCCATCCCGAACACGACCGTTAAGCCCTCCAGCGCCGATGATACTCGGGGCGGGAGCCCCTGGGAAAGTAGGACGCCGCCAGGCGAGAGAGAAGGCCCGGCCAGCACGGCAAGGTGCAGGCCGGGCCTTTTGCTGTGTGGTGTGCGGCAGGCGTAGGCTTGTCATGGGCTTGTCGGGATTGCCATGCGCCGCGGTGAGGTCGCGAATGACGCCGGTTGTGCCGCGGCGGATGGCGGCTGGTCTGTGTTAACGTGAGGGCTCAGACGGGCGCCATGTCAGTCGGGACGGCTGAGCGGGGGAGAATGGGTGGGAATGGGGGATGAATGGGGTGTCAATGGGGGGCAAATGGGTGGTGAATGGGTGGTGAATGAGTTGACCGTGGTGCCGAGACCGCCCATTCGGTGAGCTGTAACAAACGAATTGCACTTATGGCACCCGAGGCTGGAATGAATACAAACGGTTTCGCCTTTATTCGCGGGCCTTGGGGCCGTGATAGTGACTGTTTTTCATGTAAGCGGGCGGACGGGGAGCCGGGGCGGAGCGGATAACGCAACGAAACCACCTTATGGTGTCGGCGGGGGTCCGAGTTAAATTCGAAACGTCCACTATCGTGCCGGGTCCCCAGAGGATTAAGGTGGAAATCGTTTTTACCCACCAGCGGCACCAGCGCGGTCGGGGTGTCACGCCGTAAGAGACACCGGAGACACCCGGATACCGACCGGCGCAGTCGGGGTGCCACGCCTTTGGAGCCCACCATCCGCTGAGCGGTAACAAACAAATCGCACTTATGGCACCGGAGGGTGGAATGGATACCAACGGTTTTGTATTTATCCGCAGGCCTCTTGGCAGTGATAGTGACTGTTTTGCATGTAACCGGACGGACGGGGAGCCGGGCCGGAGCGGATAATGTAACGAAACCACATTATGATGTTGGCCGGGGTCCGAGTTAAGTCCGAAACGTCCACTATCGTGCTGGGTCCCCAGAGGGTTAAGGTGGAAAACGTTTTTACCGACCGGCAAGCTACGGGCACCGTCTACGGTGGACCCGCCCGCGTATCCGCCTGTCCGACCGTCCGCCCTTGCACCCGACCGTCCGGCTAGCCGGCCGCCCGTCCAGCCGAGCAACCGTAAGGCAGCACAGGTGTCCGAGCCAGACGCTGGACGAACGCGATAGCGGGACGGTGCGGCAGATGAATTCGTGAGAGCGATAGGTGGACCGGTAAGCGTCTTCGCAGCCTGCGGTCCGGCGAGCGGTCGGGCATGAGCTCCGGCCTGCGGTCCATTGATTTGGCGTGCGGCTTTGTGTATCCTTAAGACAGGCTGTCGAATTGTGGCTGAAGACCGGCCTTGTTCGACGCCAGGATCCGACGCATCGAGCGGGTGTGGCGGAATTGGCAGACGCACCAGATTTAGGTTCTGGCGGGCAACCGTGGGGGTTCGAGTCCCTTCACCCGCACCAGCGGACGATGTCATCGTCCGTTTTTTTACGAACCGGCCCTTCCGTCGGGCTTTGGAACGCCGTCGGTTGGAGCGATGTCGGATTTGATAACGGAGGCGAAGCCTCTGTTCAGTGCAAGATCTGGCTACACGTAAGATATGGCCGGTCTAAGACAAAATCCAGATTCGAGGAATCGTCACGGCTCCAGGAAGGCAGCTTGCCCGATCCCTGGGGAATCGTGGTATGATAACGGCAAATGGAAGGCGGGAGGTGACTTCAATGACAGTCACCATTTATGATGTCGCACGTGAGGCAAAGGTGTCGATGGCGACAGTGTCGCGGGTTCTGAATGGCACCGCCGTCGTCAAGGAGGATACAAAGCGTCGCGTGTTGGACGCGATCGCCAAGCTGGGTTATCGGCCAAACGCTGTGGCACGTGGTTTAGCGAGCAAGAAGACACGGACCATCGGCGTCATCGTGCCGGATGTATCCACCGCGTTCGTGGCAGAGGTGGTGCGCGGGATCGAGGACATTGCCACGATGTACGATTATCAGATCATCCTCGCGAACTCAGACGCCCAGGTGAAGCGAGAGGTGGATCTGATCGGCACCATGTGGGAAAAACAGGTCGACGGACTGGTCTACATGACCGATCGATTGGTCAAAGAGCATGTGGACGGTTTCGAGCAGGCCCAGATTCCGGTTGTCCTGTGCGCGACGGAAGACCCGGAGCGGCGCATTCCGTCGGTGAATATCGACAACCGCCGGGCCGGGCGCGATGCCGCACATTTTTTGCTCGATCGCGGATGCCGGCGGATCGCCTACGCGACCGTGCCTGAAGGGC includes the following:
- a CDS encoding UvrD-helicase domain-containing protein, with amino-acid sequence MTRVWTDEQWAIIDRSPAPTVIFAAPGSGKTSVLVEHVAMQLVHRRIAPAELMAVTFTRQAALEMRRRLGRDRRVSGSQVESLRIGTFHALLFRWLAKAGVPVSIPLQGDEQRALARKALAREGLHGPRYVRAFLSWMNRMKSVWPPVHPRPAWRGPREMRAFARAGRTYEGAKTRMGRWDFDDIPITFARVLEEHPSLLTRTERLAYLVVDEFQDTNPVEWHVVRALARTYQCPVFVVGDDDQSIYGFRGASPRWLLEFGGVMGADPHWLSTNFRSDAEIVARAERLIGHNRMRMPKRVRPASSDPGSVCAFTAADEDEEAREVAAWLEDLRRRHPSWCFAVMARTRLQLMRAWRVCREKVERVEWRTFHDGKGREWDAVAIVGAVEPNPYLANQPETTAQWEEERRLFYVALTRARHVCAIWTPVRVARQAVRPVRFVHEMGCEPDVGYPCARRGWIKDGRHMH
- a CDS encoding substrate-binding domain-containing protein; protein product: MTVTIYDVAREAKVSMATVSRVLNGTAVVKEDTKRRVLDAIAKLGYRPNAVARGLASKKTRTIGVIVPDVSTAFVAEVVRGIEDIATMYDYQIILANSDAQVKREVDLIGTMWEKQVDGLVYMTDRLVKEHVDGFEQAQIPVVLCATEDPERRIPSVNIDNRRAGRDAAHFLLDRGCRRIAYATVPEGRSVLADRRGSGVASCVPEGHLVRIECPDGRYETALTAIQRALQEHPVDGIVAATDELGLASIHAVQDLGRRVPDDVKVIAFDNTRLATMVRPEMSVVAQPMYDFGAVSMRLLTKLLQDEPVDTYTVTLTHDIVERQST